In a single window of the Cupriavidus basilensis genome:
- the kdpA gene encoding potassium-transporting ATPase subunit KdpA, whose translation MNASPFVQLGLYLVVLFTLAWPLGRYLTAVMDGHLSARYRWLGTFERGICRLIGTRADEDMPWWRYATAIVLFNLLGVIAVYALQRLQGWLPLNPAGMANVEAGSAFNTAVSFVTNTNWQGYSGESTMSYLTQMLVLTVQNFFSAATAMAVVVALVRGFARRSAAGIGNAWLDLGRATCYVLLPLAFLMALFLAWQGAIQNFGAYQDAKLIEPIAYQQQKNDANGQPMVDAAGKPVMEDLKTDKQTIPMGPVASQEAIKMLGTNGGGFFNANSAHPYENPTGVSNFVQMLSIFLIPAALCFMFGAMVGDMRQGVAVVAAMTVIFIAMFAVVQWSEMHANPLLTQLGVDGTAGNMEGKETRFGITASSLFVTITTAASCGAVNAMHDSLLPLGGLVPMLQMQLGEVVFGGIGSGLYGMLVFAILAVFLAGLMIGRTPEYLGKKIESYEMKMVSAAILITPFLVLGGTAVSVLAKDGLAGILNPGAHGFSEILYAFSSAANNNGSAFAGLSANTPYYNLLLAPAMWFGRFVPIVAVLAIAGNLARKPRLAVSSGTMPTHGVLFVLLLVGTVIMVGALTYIPALALGPVVEHLQLFAH comes from the coding sequence ATGAACGCCTCTCCCTTCGTCCAGCTCGGACTCTACCTGGTTGTGCTGTTCACGCTGGCCTGGCCGCTGGGCCGTTACCTGACCGCTGTCATGGACGGCCACCTGAGCGCCCGCTATCGCTGGCTCGGCACCTTCGAGCGCGGTATCTGCAGGTTGATCGGCACCCGTGCCGATGAAGACATGCCGTGGTGGCGCTATGCCACTGCCATCGTGCTATTCAACCTGCTTGGGGTGATCGCCGTCTATGCACTGCAACGCCTGCAAGGCTGGCTGCCGCTCAACCCGGCCGGCATGGCCAATGTCGAGGCGGGCTCCGCTTTCAATACCGCCGTCTCCTTCGTCACCAATACCAACTGGCAGGGCTATAGCGGCGAAAGCACGATGAGCTACCTGACCCAGATGCTGGTATTGACGGTGCAGAATTTCTTTTCGGCCGCCACCGCGATGGCAGTGGTGGTAGCGTTGGTCCGTGGCTTTGCCCGCCGCTCGGCCGCCGGTATCGGCAATGCCTGGCTCGATCTCGGCCGCGCCACCTGCTACGTATTGCTGCCACTGGCCTTCCTGATGGCTCTCTTTCTGGCCTGGCAGGGTGCGATCCAGAACTTCGGCGCCTATCAGGACGCGAAGCTGATCGAGCCGATTGCCTATCAGCAGCAAAAGAACGATGCCAATGGCCAGCCCATGGTCGATGCCGCCGGCAAGCCGGTGATGGAGGACCTGAAGACGGATAAGCAGACCATTCCCATGGGTCCGGTTGCCTCGCAGGAAGCCATCAAGATGCTGGGCACCAATGGAGGTGGCTTCTTCAATGCCAACTCTGCCCACCCGTATGAAAACCCGACGGGGGTGTCCAACTTTGTGCAGATGTTGTCGATCTTCCTGATACCGGCCGCGCTGTGCTTCATGTTTGGCGCCATGGTCGGCGATATGCGCCAGGGCGTCGCGGTGGTCGCGGCCATGACAGTGATCTTCATCGCCATGTTTGCCGTGGTGCAGTGGTCCGAGATGCATGCCAACCCGCTGCTGACGCAACTTGGCGTGGACGGCACTGCCGGCAACATGGAAGGCAAGGAGACCCGCTTCGGCATCACCGCCTCTAGCCTGTTCGTTACGATTACCACCGCGGCAAGCTGCGGTGCCGTGAATGCGATGCACGACAGCCTGTTGCCTCTCGGTGGCCTTGTGCCGATGTTGCAGATGCAGCTTGGCGAAGTGGTATTTGGCGGGATTGGGTCGGGCCTGTATGGCATGCTGGTGTTCGCCATCCTGGCGGTGTTCCTGGCCGGCCTGATGATCGGCCGAACGCCGGAATACCTCGGCAAGAAGATCGAGTCCTATGAAATGAAGATGGTCTCGGCCGCGATCCTGATCACCCCATTCCTGGTGCTGGGCGGGACAGCGGTTTCGGTACTGGCCAAGGACGGCCTGGCGGGCATCCTGAATCCAGGGGCGCATGGCTTCTCGGAAATCCTGTACGCCTTTTCCTCCGCCGCCAACAACAATGGCTCGGCCTTTGCGGGGCTCAGCGCCAACACACCCTACTACAACCTCCTGCTGGCGCCGGCGATGTGGTTTGGCCGCTTCGTGCCAATCGTGGCCGTGCTTGCCATTGCCGGTAACCTGGCGAGAAAGCCGCGCCTGGCGGTATCGAGCGGCACCATGCCCACCCATGGCGTGCTGTTCGTATTGCTGCTGGTCGGCACAGTGATCATGGTTGGCGCGCTCACCTACATCCCGGCCCTGGCCCTGGGTCCCGTGGTCGAACACCTGCAACTGTTTGCGCACTAG
- a CDS encoding response regulator → MMKTAIRILVVEDDAQIRRFVCASLAADGYSVFEADTVARGLIEAASRQPELFIVDLGLPDRDGRELISELRAWTGAPVIVLSARDREEDKVAALDAGADDYLMKPFGVPELLARVRAQLRRSTLMASGEPAGIVTFGEVSVDLACREVRRQGKLVRLTPIEYRLLVALISGHGRVLTHRHLLLEVWGPNSAGRSHYLRIYMGNLRQKLEADPANPCHFITELSVGYRLVGLS, encoded by the coding sequence ATCATGAAAACCGCAATCCGTATCCTGGTCGTTGAAGACGATGCGCAGATCCGCCGCTTTGTCTGCGCCTCACTGGCCGCCGATGGCTATAGCGTATTCGAAGCCGACACCGTGGCACGCGGGCTGATCGAAGCCGCGAGCAGGCAGCCAGAGTTGTTCATCGTCGATCTCGGGCTACCTGACCGCGACGGCCGCGAACTCATCTCAGAACTCCGCGCGTGGACCGGTGCCCCCGTGATTGTGCTGTCGGCTCGTGACCGCGAAGAGGATAAGGTGGCAGCATTGGATGCCGGCGCCGATGACTACCTGATGAAACCCTTTGGCGTTCCGGAACTGCTGGCAAGGGTCCGGGCGCAATTACGCCGTAGCACCCTGATGGCCAGCGGTGAGCCCGCCGGGATCGTGACCTTCGGCGAAGTATCGGTGGACCTGGCATGCCGCGAAGTGAGGCGGCAAGGTAAGCTGGTACGACTGACGCCAATCGAATACCGTCTGCTGGTAGCCTTGATCAGCGGTCATGGCCGCGTGCTGACACATCGTCACCTTTTGCTCGAGGTATGGGGACCGAATAGCGCCGGACGCTCGCACTACTTGCGGATCTACATGGGCAACCTGCGACAAAAGCTGGAGGCTGATCCAGCAAATCCTTGTCATTTCATTACCGAGCTTAGCGTGGGATATCGGCTTGTTGGCCTGAGCTGA
- the kdpF gene encoding K(+)-transporting ATPase subunit F, which produces MNADLLYWLAGGVTVGLFIYLLYALFNAEDVA; this is translated from the coding sequence ATGAACGCTGACCTGCTTTACTGGCTTGCGGGCGGCGTGACCGTCGGCCTGTTCATCTACCTCCTCTATGCACTGTTTAACGCGGAGGACGTGGCATGA
- a CDS encoding DUF4118 domain-containing protein: protein MDADRPNPDRLLESLKEEELAAARGKLKIFFGACAGVGKTYAMLQACRQKQAEGVNVVIGLVETHGRAETAILLDGMHVLPPRKVPYRDRILAEFDLDAALALKPALVVVDELAHSNVEGSRHQKRWQDVEELLSAGIDVHTTLNVQHIESLNDVVGSITGIRVRETVPDRVFDAADEVTLVDLPPDELLSRLEAGKVYLADEAARAARNFFRKGNLIALRELALRRTADRVDAQMRAYRADRAIVSVWQAKERLVVCIGPGQSGEKLVHAAARLAAKLQADWIAVYVETPALQRLPPAGRARVLSVLKLAEDMGAETATLAGSDAATTLAAYAKSRNASKLVIGHRLMPGWRRKLLPGLADRLAERAAELDLYLVGIDETAPPADERRSQPGKPDWRGYGAATAIVAATTVATAALLSVFELANVVMVFLLAVVGVAIRYGRGPGALAAMLSVLGLDFFFVPPRFAFTVNDTQYVFTFALMLVVALVIGQLAAQLRFEATIARLRERRASELAGLAQQLSAALITEQIVGIAIDRIDSIFSANSAVLLPDSRERIHEPSTPSDAATLAQTDNSVAQWVYDHQQPAGQGTSTLPSTPARYLPLKAPIRTRGVLAIQPADRALFETPEDMRLLDACAAQIALALERVHFVEVAQDALVHMEGERLRNGLLAAVSHDLRTPLTALVGLADTLSQNELPPVTRKELTLAVGQKARGIAELVGKLLDMARLQAGAVKVKRDWQSLEEVIGSARRQLEPVLSGHKVSARLPANLPLCEFDPVLIERVLVNLLENAAKYTPPGSEIVVSASVGDGMLRVCVDDNGPGLPAGREESLFAKFERGESESALPGVGLGLAICRAIVEAHGGRIYAENRNEGGARFVFLLPFSASPSIDETRTQAHSSDLPI, encoded by the coding sequence GTGGACGCCGACCGTCCCAATCCTGACCGGCTGCTGGAATCCCTCAAGGAGGAAGAACTGGCCGCCGCGCGCGGCAAGCTGAAGATCTTCTTCGGCGCCTGCGCCGGTGTCGGAAAAACGTACGCCATGCTGCAGGCCTGCCGGCAGAAGCAGGCCGAAGGCGTGAACGTTGTCATCGGCTTGGTGGAAACGCATGGCCGGGCCGAGACCGCCATCCTGCTCGATGGCATGCACGTGTTGCCGCCGCGCAAAGTCCCCTACCGGGACCGGATACTGGCCGAGTTTGATCTTGACGCCGCGTTGGCGCTGAAGCCCGCGCTCGTCGTCGTAGACGAACTGGCGCACTCCAACGTCGAGGGCAGCCGCCACCAGAAGCGCTGGCAGGATGTGGAGGAACTGCTGTCCGCCGGCATCGACGTCCATACCACGCTCAATGTGCAGCACATCGAAAGTCTCAACGATGTGGTCGGATCGATCACTGGCATCCGCGTGCGCGAGACGGTACCCGACCGGGTGTTCGACGCCGCCGACGAGGTGACGCTTGTTGATCTGCCGCCTGACGAACTCCTGAGCCGGCTCGAAGCCGGCAAGGTCTACCTGGCCGACGAGGCAGCGCGCGCCGCAAGGAATTTCTTCCGCAAGGGCAACCTGATCGCATTGCGCGAACTGGCGCTGCGCCGTACCGCCGATCGGGTCGATGCGCAAATGCGGGCCTACCGGGCCGACCGCGCCATCGTCAGCGTCTGGCAGGCGAAGGAACGCCTGGTTGTCTGCATTGGCCCTGGGCAGAGCGGCGAAAAGCTCGTCCACGCCGCCGCCAGACTGGCCGCGAAGCTCCAGGCCGACTGGATCGCCGTCTATGTCGAAACACCCGCACTGCAACGACTACCGCCCGCCGGTCGCGCGCGTGTGCTGAGCGTGCTCAAGCTGGCCGAGGATATGGGCGCCGAGACTGCCACGCTAGCCGGCAGCGACGCCGCTACCACGCTGGCGGCCTATGCCAAGAGCCGCAATGCCAGCAAGCTCGTGATCGGTCACCGGCTGATGCCCGGCTGGCGCCGTAAGCTGCTGCCAGGCCTGGCCGACCGGCTGGCAGAACGCGCAGCCGAGTTGGACCTCTACCTGGTCGGCATTGATGAAACCGCGCCGCCGGCCGACGAGCGGCGCAGCCAGCCCGGCAAACCGGACTGGCGCGGCTATGGCGCGGCCACCGCCATTGTGGCGGCCACCACAGTGGCGACGGCGGCCCTGCTTTCGGTATTTGAGCTCGCCAATGTGGTGATGGTATTCCTGCTCGCAGTGGTGGGGGTTGCCATCCGCTACGGACGTGGCCCGGGTGCGCTGGCGGCCATGCTGTCGGTGCTGGGACTTGATTTCTTCTTCGTCCCGCCCAGGTTTGCCTTCACCGTCAATGACACCCAATACGTCTTCACCTTTGCCCTGATGCTTGTGGTGGCTTTGGTAATCGGACAATTGGCCGCCCAGTTGCGCTTCGAGGCTACGATTGCTCGCCTGCGCGAACGGCGGGCCAGTGAACTGGCAGGCCTGGCACAACAGCTCTCGGCGGCATTGATCACAGAGCAGATTGTCGGCATCGCAATCGACAGGATTGACTCCATCTTCAGCGCCAACTCGGCGGTGCTGCTGCCAGACAGCCGCGAGCGCATACATGAGCCGTCGACACCATCCGATGCGGCCACGTTGGCGCAGACCGATAACAGCGTGGCGCAGTGGGTTTACGACCATCAGCAGCCGGCCGGTCAAGGTACCAGCACACTGCCATCGACGCCGGCCAGATACTTGCCGCTGAAGGCGCCGATCCGAACGCGGGGCGTGCTGGCCATCCAGCCGGCTGACAGGGCGCTCTTCGAGACCCCGGAAGACATGCGCCTGCTCGACGCCTGTGCCGCACAGATCGCGCTTGCACTGGAGCGCGTGCATTTCGTGGAAGTCGCACAGGACGCCCTGGTCCACATGGAAGGTGAGCGGCTGCGCAATGGTTTGCTTGCAGCCGTTTCCCACGACTTGCGTACCCCGCTGACGGCACTGGTCGGCCTGGCCGATACATTGAGCCAGAATGAATTGCCGCCGGTGACCCGAAAGGAGCTCACCCTGGCCGTGGGCCAGAAGGCCAGGGGAATCGCAGAACTCGTGGGAAAGCTGCTGGATATGGCGCGCTTGCAAGCCGGCGCAGTCAAAGTCAAGCGCGACTGGCAATCGCTGGAGGAGGTGATTGGCTCCGCCCGGCGCCAGCTCGAACCGGTGCTGTCCGGGCACAAGGTAAGCGCCCGCCTGCCCGCCAATCTGCCACTGTGCGAATTCGATCCGGTGTTGATCGAGCGAGTATTGGTGAATCTGTTGGAAAACGCTGCCAAGTACACGCCACCGGGAAGCGAGATCGTGGTGTCTGCCAGCGTCGGTGACGGCATGCTCCGAGTTTGCGTGGACGACAATGGCCCCGGGTTGCCGGCTGGGCGCGAGGAATCGCTGTTTGCCAAGTTCGAGCGAGGTGAGAGCGAATCCGCGCTGCCTGGCGTCGGACTCGGCCTCGCCATTTGCCGCGCGATCGTCGAAGCACACGGCGGCCGCATATATGCTGAAAACCGCAACGAAGGCGGAGCCCGCTTCGTCTTCCTGCTGCCCTTCAGCGCTTCTCCCTCCATTGACGAAACGAGGACCCAGGCGCACTCATCGGATCTGCCCATCTAG
- a CDS encoding cation:proton antiporter, producing MINAIALLVVAAAGFAYLNERITRLPMTIGVAAIALACSLAFMVCDGLQLANLRDPVSRWLSALDFSQLLLQGMLSFLLFAGAFHVDGRRLRQYAWQIGFLAVVATAASAFLIGVATHWVLRAASVSLPLSYCLVFGALIAPTDAVAVLGALRRAKVPGNVETAIAGESLFNDGVGIVLFTIFAQLATSPGMPSTWSVVADFSRQAFGGLLLGGAVGGATFLLMRRIDRYQVEVLLTLAAVVGGYAVAANIGVSGPLAMVVAGVLLGNEGREQAMSATTRDNIDTFWELIDVALNAILFTLIGLEAVSVHAETRAWIAIPATVLIVLVARILTVGAPVALVSAAFRLPAKTAPLLVWAGLRGGISIALALSLPSGHARDIVLMLTYGNVIFSTFSQGLTIGWLAKRTQKHLQGR from the coding sequence ATGATCAATGCCATCGCCTTGCTCGTCGTTGCGGCGGCGGGGTTCGCCTATCTCAATGAACGAATCACGCGGCTGCCGATGACCATCGGCGTCGCAGCGATTGCGCTTGCCTGTTCGCTTGCGTTCATGGTGTGTGACGGCCTGCAGCTTGCAAACTTGCGCGATCCCGTGTCCCGGTGGCTGTCGGCGCTTGATTTCAGTCAGCTACTGCTGCAGGGCATGCTGTCTTTCCTGCTCTTCGCGGGCGCGTTTCATGTGGATGGGCGCAGGCTGCGGCAATACGCCTGGCAAATTGGATTTCTGGCCGTAGTGGCAACGGCGGCCTCGGCTTTCCTCATCGGTGTCGCGACACACTGGGTGCTCCGGGCAGCGAGCGTCTCGCTACCGTTATCCTACTGTCTTGTCTTTGGGGCGCTGATCGCGCCCACCGATGCGGTCGCAGTCCTGGGAGCCTTGCGCCGGGCGAAGGTGCCAGGGAACGTTGAGACGGCTATCGCCGGAGAGTCCCTGTTCAACGATGGGGTGGGTATCGTGCTCTTCACCATCTTCGCGCAGCTTGCCACTTCTCCTGGCATGCCTTCTACCTGGTCGGTCGTCGCCGACTTTTCTCGCCAGGCGTTTGGCGGGTTGCTCCTTGGCGGCGCTGTCGGCGGTGCCACGTTCTTGCTGATGCGGCGCATTGACCGTTATCAGGTCGAAGTCTTGCTGACACTCGCGGCGGTTGTCGGTGGCTATGCGGTTGCGGCGAATATCGGCGTCTCAGGCCCTCTCGCGATGGTAGTGGCGGGTGTTCTGTTGGGCAACGAAGGACGCGAACAGGCCATGTCGGCTACCACGAGGGACAATATCGACACATTCTGGGAACTGATCGACGTTGCTCTTAACGCGATACTCTTCACCCTAATCGGACTAGAAGCCGTCTCTGTGCATGCAGAAACGCGCGCATGGATTGCTATACCGGCCACAGTCCTGATCGTGCTTGTTGCTCGAATCCTGACCGTAGGCGCTCCCGTTGCATTGGTGAGCGCGGCCTTTCGGCTGCCGGCGAAGACAGCTCCACTATTGGTATGGGCCGGACTACGAGGCGGAATTTCGATCGCGCTCGCCCTGTCCTTGCCGTCCGGGCATGCGCGCGATATTGTTCTTATGCTGACTTATGGCAATGTCATCTTCTCGACTTTTTCCCAGGGCCTGACTATCGGATGGCTTGCCAAGCGCACCCAGAAACACTTGCAAGGCCGGTAG
- the kdpC gene encoding potassium-transporting ATPase subunit KdpC, which translates to MKSLIRPAVTLFLLLSVVTGLLYPAAVAGVAKLLFPHQAAGSLIKHGDEVVGSELIGQSFSGMRYFWSRPSATTPMPDNATGSSGSNLGPTNPALVDAVKARVEAVRAAHPDRTGPVPIDLVTASASGLDPHISPSAAYYQVERVAKARGLPPARIKQLVDQYVENPSWGIFGDSTVNVLKLNLALDKG; encoded by the coding sequence ATGAAATCGCTGATACGCCCGGCCGTGACGCTGTTCCTGCTGCTGAGCGTCGTGACAGGCCTGCTCTATCCGGCAGCGGTCGCTGGCGTGGCGAAACTGCTCTTCCCCCATCAGGCTGCGGGTAGCCTGATCAAACATGGCGACGAGGTAGTCGGCAGCGAACTGATCGGCCAATCGTTCAGTGGCATGCGCTACTTCTGGAGCCGGCCTTCGGCCACCACGCCGATGCCGGACAACGCGACAGGCTCCAGCGGCTCAAACCTTGGCCCTACCAACCCGGCCCTGGTCGATGCGGTGAAGGCACGCGTCGAGGCAGTCCGTGCCGCGCATCCGGATCGGACGGGCCCGGTGCCGATCGATCTGGTAACGGCGTCCGCGTCCGGCCTCGACCCGCATATCTCGCCGTCGGCGGCTTACTATCAGGTCGAACGGGTCGCCAAGGCGCGCGGTCTGCCGCCTGCCAGAATCAAGCAGTTGGTGGACCAATACGTGGAGAACCCCAGTTGGGGCATCTTTGGCGACAGCACCGTGAATGTGCTCAAACTGAACCTGGCACTCGACAAGGGCTGA
- a CDS encoding helix-turn-helix domain-containing protein: MRSESTITETLQQEVLVAAIDPTHRDHAPRPPSTDEVPGKEISHIANCSNCPMRQFCMGDNLDDSETVRLASVIHNWRMVRRGDALYRDGDTFHSLYPLRSGAFKTVVTNQNGCEQVSGFYFTGDTLGLDGICTSRHGCNAIALEDSAVCVIPFRLLEALCREMPSLQRHLHRMLSSEIVRGSGVMLLLASLCADRRVASFLLDISTRQHSRGYSRRELSLRMTRQDIGSYLGIKLETVSRTLSRFQGDGLIRVQGRTVTLLDPDTLDCI; the protein is encoded by the coding sequence ATGCGCAGTGAATCGACGATAACAGAAACCCTGCAGCAAGAAGTACTGGTAGCAGCGATCGACCCGACTCATCGCGATCATGCTCCGCGCCCCCCATCCACAGATGAAGTGCCAGGGAAAGAGATCAGCCACATCGCGAACTGTTCGAATTGCCCGATGCGACAATTTTGCATGGGCGACAATCTCGATGACTCAGAAACGGTCAGGCTCGCTTCCGTTATCCACAACTGGCGCATGGTTCGGCGCGGCGATGCCCTCTATCGCGATGGTGACACGTTCCATAGCCTCTATCCCCTGCGCTCGGGGGCATTCAAGACGGTCGTTACCAACCAGAATGGATGCGAGCAGGTTAGCGGCTTCTACTTCACTGGTGATACTCTAGGGTTGGATGGAATCTGCACTTCACGGCATGGATGCAATGCCATTGCGCTGGAAGACAGCGCAGTCTGCGTGATTCCATTCCGCTTGCTCGAAGCGCTCTGCCGCGAAATGCCCTCCCTGCAACGGCATCTGCATCGTATGCTGAGTAGCGAAATCGTGCGGGGCTCCGGCGTGATGCTCTTGCTTGCCAGCCTTTGCGCCGATCGGCGCGTCGCCTCCTTCCTGCTGGATATTTCCACACGGCAGCACTCGCGTGGCTACTCTCGCCGGGAACTCTCGCTACGCATGACACGGCAAGATATCGGCAGCTATCTCGGCATAAAGCTTGAAACCGTCAGTCGCACACTGTCACGCTTTCAGGGAGATGGTCTGATCCGTGTGCAGGGCAGAACCGTCACACTGCTTGATCCTGATACCCTGGACTGTATCTAG
- a CDS encoding DUF2188 domain-containing protein has protein sequence MGFLLQCTAHNKSILLKLESILNTDLWIVPYRDGWDVIFEGARYAESHHATRDQAIAAGNIRARRDNVDMLVFDSEGRVCMRNALNHDLAFKCR, from the coding sequence GTGGGTTTTCTTTTGCAATGCACAGCCCACAACAAGTCAATTTTGTTGAAGTTGGAGAGTATTTTGAACACCGATCTTTGGATCGTCCCGTACCGTGACGGCTGGGATGTCATTTTTGAAGGCGCGAGATACGCCGAGTCGCACCATGCGACCCGGGATCAAGCCATTGCGGCCGGTAACATAAGAGCGCGGCGAGACAATGTCGACATGCTGGTCTTCGATAGCGAGGGCAGGGTATGCATGCGCAATGCCTTGAATCACGATCTCGCTTTCAAGTGCCGATAG
- the kdpB gene encoding potassium-transporting ATPase subunit KdpB, translating to MNDTTRPEPPSQGGHAADDRALRSLPLFDPVLVKPAIAESFRKLSPRAQLRNPVMFVVWVGSVLTTLLGIQAAYGRGEAPAGFIFAISAWLWFTVLFANFAEALAEGRGKAQAAALRGSRRNVMSKKLEQARRDAEITVMDSASLRRGDLVLIEAGDIVPADAEVLEGVASVDESAITGESAPVIRESGGDFSAITGGTRVLSDWLVARVTANPGEAFLDRMIAMVEGAKRKKTPNEIALTILLVALTLVFLMATVTLLPFSLYGVTAAGSGSPVSITVLIALLVCLIPTTIGGLLSAIGVAGMSRMLQANVIATSGRAVEAAGDVDVLLLDKTGTITLGNRQASAFLPAPGVSDRELADVAQLASLSDETPEGRSIVVLAKEKFGMRGRELHDAHFLPFTAQSRMSGVNIGERHIRKGSSDAVRAHVEAAGGLYPQGVADQVDQVSRRGSTPLVVIDGERVMGVVELKDIVKGGIKERFAELRVMGIKTVMITGDNRLTAAAIAAEAGVDDFLAEARPEDKLKLIRDQQAGGKLVAMTGDGTNDAPALAQADVAVAMNSGTQAAKEAGNMVDLDSNPTKLIEIVETGKQMLMTRGALTTFSVANDVAKYFAIIPAAFAVTYPPLKVLDVMHLYSPASAILSAVIFNAVVIIALIPLALKGVKYRPLGADALLRRNLLIYGVGGLIVPFVGIKLIDLVLGLIGVA from the coding sequence ATGAACGATACGACAAGGCCTGAGCCACCCTCGCAGGGGGGCCACGCTGCCGACGACCGCGCTTTGCGTTCGCTGCCTCTGTTCGACCCGGTGCTGGTCAAGCCAGCCATCGCGGAATCCTTCCGCAAGCTGTCGCCGCGCGCGCAGCTGCGTAATCCGGTCATGTTCGTCGTCTGGGTCGGCAGCGTGCTCACCACCTTGCTCGGCATCCAGGCCGCATACGGTCGCGGTGAGGCGCCCGCCGGCTTTATCTTTGCCATTTCCGCCTGGTTGTGGTTTACCGTGCTGTTCGCCAACTTCGCCGAGGCATTGGCCGAGGGCCGTGGCAAAGCCCAGGCGGCGGCTTTGCGCGGTAGCCGCAGGAACGTGATGAGCAAGAAGCTTGAGCAAGCCAGGCGGGATGCAGAGATCACGGTGATGGATTCCGCCAGCCTGCGCCGCGGCGACCTCGTGCTGATCGAGGCCGGCGACATCGTACCAGCCGATGCCGAAGTGCTGGAGGGCGTCGCCTCGGTGGACGAATCGGCCATTACCGGCGAATCGGCCCCGGTGATCCGCGAGTCCGGCGGCGATTTTTCCGCCATCACCGGGGGCACCCGCGTGCTGAGCGACTGGCTCGTCGCCCGCGTGACCGCCAATCCCGGCGAGGCCTTTCTCGACCGGATGATCGCCATGGTGGAAGGCGCCAAGCGCAAGAAGACGCCAAATGAAATCGCTCTGACCATTCTCCTGGTGGCACTGACCCTGGTCTTCCTGATGGCCACCGTGACCCTGTTGCCGTTCTCCCTCTATGGCGTCACCGCTGCCGGCAGCGGGAGCCCGGTCAGCATCACCGTCCTGATCGCGCTGCTGGTCTGCCTGATCCCGACCACAATCGGCGGCCTGCTTTCCGCCATCGGCGTGGCCGGCATGAGCCGCATGCTGCAGGCCAATGTGATCGCCACCTCAGGGCGCGCGGTGGAGGCCGCCGGCGATGTCGACGTCCTGCTGCTGGACAAGACCGGCACCATTACCCTTGGCAACCGCCAGGCCAGCGCCTTCCTGCCGGCACCGGGTGTCTCGGACCGGGAACTGGCCGATGTCGCCCAGTTGGCCTCCCTGTCGGATGAAACACCGGAAGGCCGCTCGATTGTCGTGCTCGCGAAGGAAAAGTTCGGTATGCGCGGTCGCGAACTGCATGACGCTCATTTCCTCCCCTTCACCGCGCAGAGCCGGATGTCCGGGGTCAACATCGGCGAACGGCATATCCGAAAAGGTTCGTCCGATGCGGTGCGGGCGCATGTGGAGGCCGCAGGTGGCCTCTACCCGCAGGGTGTCGCCGATCAAGTCGACCAGGTCAGCCGCCGTGGAAGCACACCTCTGGTGGTGATCGACGGCGAGCGCGTCATGGGCGTGGTGGAACTGAAGGATATCGTTAAGGGCGGCATCAAGGAGCGCTTCGCTGAACTGCGCGTGATGGGCATCAAGACGGTCATGATCACCGGCGACAATCGTCTGACCGCGGCCGCCATCGCCGCCGAGGCCGGCGTGGACGACTTCCTCGCCGAGGCCAGGCCGGAAGACAAGCTCAAGCTGATTCGCGACCAACAGGCCGGCGGCAAACTAGTGGCGATGACCGGCGACGGTACCAATGACGCGCCGGCGTTGGCCCAGGCAGACGTGGCGGTGGCCATGAACAGCGGCACGCAGGCGGCAAAGGAAGCCGGCAATATGGTCGATCTCGACAGCAACCCGACCAAGCTCATCGAGATCGTCGAGACAGGCAAGCAGATGCTGATGACGCGCGGCGCGCTAACGACCTTCTCGGTGGCCAACGATGTGGCCAAGTACTTCGCCATCATCCCGGCTGCCTTCGCGGTCACCTACCCGCCACTGAAGGTGCTGGACGTGATGCACCTCTATAGTCCGGCCTCGGCCATCCTGTCGGCGGTGATCTTCAACGCCGTCGTCATCATTGCCCTGATCCCGCTGGCCTTGAAGGGTGTGAAATACCGGCCGCTCGGCGCCGATGCGCTGTTGCGCCGCAACCTGTTGATATATGGCGTAGGTGGTTTGATCGTCCCGTTCGTCGGCATCAAACTGATCGATCTCGTGCTTGGACTGATCGGCGTCGCTTAG